The following is a genomic window from Hyphomicrobiales bacterium.
AGCCAGCGTGACGCTCGAGGTCACATTGACGATAATGCCGGACCGGCGTTCGCGCATCTGCGGAATGACTGCCTGACACATCGCCATGACCCCGAAGGTGTTGGTATCGAACACCTTGCGGATATGCGCCATCGGTGTTGCCTCGAACGCGCCGACGACACCGATGCCCGCGTTGTTGACCAGCACGTCGATCGGCCCGGCCGCCTCGACGGCGGCGGCGATGCTCTCCTCGTTCGTCACGTCGAGCGGCAGGATGCGCAGGCTGGGCGAGGCCGGCAGAAGAGTGGCGTCGGGGCGACGCATGGTCGCGATGACGTTCCAGCCCTTGTCGAGGAAATGACGTGCCGTCTCCAGGCCATAGCCCGAGGATGTGCCGGTGATCAGGATCGTCTGCATGGGAACCTCCATTCGTTTCGGATGGCTCCTTGATAGGCCTTAAGGGATGGACGATATATAATCATTAGTCCATTTTAATTTTCCAATCGTCCAATTGTGAGGTGGTGATAGATGGGGACAGGTTCGCCGGATCTCGCTTCGAGAGAGGCACACAACCTGATGCTGACGATGTCCCAGGCACAACCGATCGATGCGGTTCCCTCTCGATATGGGCGGAACGATCTGCACTCCATCGTAGCCGCTGACATGCGGGGCACGATGACCGA
Proteins encoded in this region:
- a CDS encoding Short-subunit dehydrogenase; protein product: MQTILITGTSSGYGLETARHFLDKGWNVIATMRRPDATLLPASPSLRILPLDVTNEESIAAAVEAAGPIDVLVNNAGIGVVGAFEATPMAHIRKVFDTNTFGVMAMCQAVIPQMRERRSGIIVNVTSSVTLASMPLAAAYTASKQAIEGFTGSLAHELGHFDVRARLVEPGYAPTTRFAHNTNLRIEDLIPPAYAGFATPIFEAFAKPALTTKEADVAEAVWAAVHDTSGRLQFPGGADAIALYQARHG
- a CDS encoding hypothetical protein (Evidence 5 : Unknown function), which gives rise to MGTGSPDLASREAHNLMLTMSQAQPIDAVPSRYGRNDLHSIVAADMRGTMTDVPRARPV